In Roseibium algicola, the DNA window TACGGACGCGCGCCAGGTGCAGAGGTACAAGGTGATCGGTCATCTGTTTTGCTCCTTTCCAACGGACAGGAGTAAGTTTAGAAAAAGCCTCTACGGACAGTGCGCAAAATTCTCAAAATTGAGCGATAAATTCGCAAAAATTCCGATTTTGAGATAAACTACCGCACAATTACGCCGAACAGGACTTTTCAACATGGATCTGGACGATTTCGATCATCAGCTGCTGCATCTGCTCAGTCTCGATGCCCGCCAGACCGGCAAGGAGCTTTCCGAGAAAGTTGGCCTGTCTTCTGCCGCCTGCCTGCGCAGGGTGCAACGCCTGAGAGAAGTCGGGGCGATCGAGCGGGAAGTGGCCATCGTGTCACCGGAGGCAACGGGCGCCTCCGTTACCTTGCTAGTGATGCTGATGCTGTCGCGTGGACAGCCGGAACGTATGGCGAAGTTGCGGCAGAAGTTGCTGAAGCTTCGGGAAGTGAAAAAGATCTACCACGTCACGGGTCCGGCCGATCTGGTACTCACCGTGCAGTGCTCTTCCATGGAAGCCTATTCAACTTTCACCGAGGCGCATTTCTATGAAGACGACATCAAGGGCTTCGATACGATCGTCGTCCTGCGCTCCTACGATCCGGAATCGGGGACTTGACTGCACTCCGCGGAATTCAGCCAACGCTGTGCCTGTCAGAGTTCTCGCGTTTGTTTTCGGAGTGCCTCGTGACATCTTCGACGGAGCGGGCTGACAAGCGCTGCCGGTTCGCGATATTCTGTCTGCGCGATTCCCGGCGCGTATTGCCGACCATGACTTGATACGGAACGAGACGTCCGCGTGCCAGCTTCACTGCCACTTCTCAAGATTATCTGCCGCGTTGCAGCCGGGCTGCTGACGCTTGGCACTTTGGCGCTTGGTACTTTGGCGCTCGGCGTCCTGTCGGTTTCAGCCCAGGAGGCTTCGGTCCGCGTTCCCAATTTCTGGGATCCGAAAGCCGTCCACGACCGGCCAAATGCCATTCCGGACAAGATCCAGTTTCTGGCAACCGACGGATATCCGCCCTTCGTGTTCCGTGACCAGCATGGCCGTCTTACAGGCTTCAATGTCGATCTCGCACGGGCTCTCTGCCAGGAGCTTGGAAGTTCCTGCGCCTTGCGCATCAAGGACTTCGAGGTTCTTCTGCCTGCACTGGACGAAGAAGAAGGTGACGCGATTATCTCCGGCCTGTCGCGCAGCCTCCCCTCCACGCGCCGCCTCAACTTCACCGAGGACTATCTGAAGCTGCCGGCGCGGTTTGTGGTTCGGGCGTATAACGCGTCCGATTTCAACGAGCAGGCTCTCACCGGCAAGCGGATAGCCGTTGAAGCAGGGTCCCGCTACGAGGCGTTTGCCAAGCGCTTCTTTCCCGATGCCGAGATCATCAGTCTGGAAACCGCAGAGGCGACACGCGAGGCGGTCAAGGGCGGTTCGGCCGATGCTCTGTTCGGCGACGGCCTGAACCTGTCCTTCTGGCTGCCGAGCGAAGCTGCAGATGGCTGCTGTGCCTTTGCCGGCGGCCCGTGGCTGGAGCCGGGCTATTTTGATGAAGGCATGGCCATTGCGACCCGCCAGGACGATCCGGAACGGGCTGCGGCCCTCACCTACGCCTTGCGCCAGCTTCACCAGAAGGGCATCTACCGCGAGCTTTACCTGCGCTATTTTCCCATGAGCTTCTTCTGACCTTTCCGGCCATTCCCGACAAAGAACCAGGTCAGCTTTTGCCTTTCGCGTCCTCGACACGCGCCTCCTTCCGGCGGTCCGGATTTTTCAGGAACGGGATCGCCAGGCTGAAGGGAAACGAATGCGCACGCGGCGTGAGCGCGGCACCGAGCCCGATTTCCATCGTCTCTTGTCCTTGCTCGGGATCTTCCACGTAGGTTCCGAACAGACGGTCCCAGACCGAAAGATAGAACCCGTAGTTGGAATCCGTCTCGTGCGGTAGCACCGAGTGATGAATGCGGTGCATGTCCGGAGTGACGATCAGAAACCGCAAGGGGCGGTCCAGCCAAAGCGGCAAGCGGACATTGGCGTGGCTGAAAACCGCAGAGCCGTTGAGAACGATCTCGAAGATCAGCACGGCTTCAACAGGACCGCCGAGGGCGATGATGACCACCCCTTTCCAGAGGAAGGACAGCAGAATTTCGATCGGGTGGAACCTGAGCGCGGTTGTAGCGTCCACCTCACTATCTGCGTGGTGCATGCGGTGAATGCGCCAGAACAGGGGAACCTTGTGCGACACCAGGTGTTGAAACCACACCGCAAGATCAAGCACGACAAAGGTGATCAGACCGGCCACAACACCCGACCAGCCGAGAAATGCAAAGAGGCCCCAACCCTTTTCCTGTGCCAGCATTGCAAGGCCGACGCCGCCGATGGGGAAGAACAGCCGCACCAGAAGGGCATCAAGCAGAACAATGCCCCAGTTGGTCGGCCAGCGCTTCAAACGGCTGCTCTTCAGGCGCCGCCGTGGCAAGCCCGCCTCCAACAGCGCCATTATCAGAAAGATGCCGCCGAAACAGGCCATGCGAACCTGGTTGATGTCGATCTGGTCAAACATGGGGTCTTTTGAAACGTCCTAACTAATGCTGCTTGCCACGGTCCCGATGGCACGATAGGGCGATACGACAATACTCCTGATATCATTCCTTGCCGCTGCGACAGATCACATCATCATGACCGACTTTCTCTGGACCCACCCCGAAACGCCACCTGTGGCAACACTGCTGCTGGCCCATGGTGCTGGCGCAGCCATGGACTCAACCTTCATGAACAAGCTCGCGGCAGCCCTCGCGAGCCAAGGCATTGCGGCCGCACGTTTTGAATTTGCCTATATGGCCGGTCGCCGGACGGGAGGCCCGAAAAAACCGCCGCCCCGGGCCGACAAGCTGATTGCCGAGTTCCAGACCGCCCTGCAATCAGTCCTCAGCCAGAGCGACGGTCCTCTGCTGATCGGCGGCAAATCGATGGGTGGTAGGGTCGCCGCGATGCTGGCAGGCGGCGGCTCGCTGCCTGGCCGCGCCAAGGGCGTTGCCTGTTTTGGCTACCCTTTCCACCCGACCGGCAAGGCCGATGCCGAATGGCGGCTCCAGCCGCTGCAGGACGCCAAACGGCCGGTTCTGGTTCTCCAGGGCGACCGGGATCCGTTCGGCTCGAAGGCGGAACTCGATGAAGTCACCTTGCCAGCTCATGTCAGCCTGACTTATCTGGAAGACGGCAACCACGACTTCGGACCGCGTGGCAAGTCGCCGGCGACACTCGACGGCAACATCAAACTGGCAGCCGAAGCAGTCAGGGCATTCGTGGATCGGCTCACGAGTTAGGGCCCACTACGTACCCGGACAAGCGCAGCGCAAGTCCAGGGCTTACGCGCAAGGCAGCAAGGAAAAAAGCCCGGACCGTTTCCGATCCGGGCTTTTTGAATTTCACGACAGTCCGGCTTACTGGCCGGGCTTTCCGTCGAATTCGTAGCTGGTGCTGCAGAACTCGCAGGTGACGATGATCTTGCCGTCGACAGTCATGTGGTCGACGTCGTCGTCGCTGAACCCGGCGAGAACATTCTCGATCTTCTCGCGAGAACAGCTGCACTTGTCGACCAGCGGCTGCGGCTCGAAAAGGCGGACGCCACGTTCGTGAAACAGCCGGAAGAGCAGCATTTCCACGCTGACTTCCGGATCAGTCAGTTCGACATCCTTGACCGTCTCGACCAGTACCTTGGCTTCCACCCAGGCATCGTCCTCGTCAATCTCGTGCGGGCTCGTGCCTTCCGGGGCATTGCCTGGATCGATGTCAGCCTGGCGCATGCGTTCCGGCGCTTCGGGCAGGAACTGGATCAGGATCCCGCCGGCTGTCCAGGTTTTCACGTGACCCTCGCCTTCCTGGCGGGTGAACAGTTCACCAACACCAAGACGAACTTCTGTCGGGATCTGCTCGGATCGCTCGAAGTACCGGCGTGCGACTTCTTCCAGCGAAACACCATCCAGCTCCACCAGTCCCTGGTAGCGCTGCATGTGCATTCCCTGGTCGATGGTCATCGCCAGATGTCCGTGCCCGAGAAGGGCCTCCTGCGTCGCCTTGCCGTCAGCCATCAGCGCTGCGACTTCAGCAGCATCGAAGGTTGCGCAGGCGCGGATTGCGTCGGGTGACTTGAAGTCGACGACCAGCATGGACACCGGCCCCTTCGTCTGCGTCTGCAGCGTGAAGCGACCGTCGAATTTCAGCGACGTGCCCAAGAGGCTGGTCAGAACGATCGCTTCCGCCAGCAGGCGCGAAACCGGTTCCGGATAGGCATGCCGGTCCAGAATTTTTTCCAGGACAGGACCAAGCGCGACCGCACGGCCGCGCACATCGAGCCCTTCCACGGCAAAGGGCCGGACAGCGTCCAGCCCTGCAGGCGTAATGCCCAGTTCATCAAGATTAAGTGCCACTTGGCTTGCCTTATGCTGCGCCGAAGCACCAGGCCAGAATGCCCTTTTGGGCATGGAGCCGGTTTTCGGCTTCGTCAAACACAACGGAGTTGGGACCGTCCATGACGTCCGAGGTGACTTCCTCACCCCGGTGGGCCGGCAGGCAATGCATGAACAGGGCGTCCTGGTTTGCCTCAGCCATCAGGCGTTTGTTGACCTGATAGGCGCTGAGGAGGTTGTGACGCGATTCCGCATCGTCATCACCCATGGACACCCAGCAGTCGGTCACGACACAGTCGGTCCCCTTGACTGCCTCATATGGGTCCGTCGTGACCTGAATGGAACCACCCTTGGCACGAGCAGTTTCAATCAGGTCCATCGGCGGCGCCAGTTCGCCCGGCGTCGCGATGCGCAATTCGAAATCGAAGCGCGGCGCGGCATGAATCCAGGAGGCCAGCACGTTGTTGCTGTCACCGGTCCAGGCAACGCTCTTGCCCTTGATCGAACCGCGATGCTCTTCAAAGGTCAACAGATCCGCCATGATCTGACAGGGATGCGAGAGCTTGGTCAGGCCGTTGATCACCGGCACTGTCGCATTTTCGGCAAGTTCACGCAGGTCGTTGTGATCGAGGATGCGGATCATGATCGCGTCGACGAAGCGCGACAGAACCTGCGCCGTATCGGCGATTGTCTCTCCGCGGCCGAGCTGCATTTCCGCACCGGTCAGCATCAAGGTCTCGCCGCCGAGCTCGCGCATGCCGACATCGAAGGAAATGCGCGTACGGGTCGACGGTTGTTCGAAGATCATGGCCAGCACCTTGCCGGCCAGAGGACCCTGGCCGCGATGCACGCCGTTACGGCTCGACTTGATCTTCCGGCTGGTGTCCAGGATGGCGCGCAGTTCGTCGCCTTCGAAGTCCGTCAGATCCAGAAAGTTCCGGTAGGTTCCGTTTGCGGTCATCAGGCCGCTCCTTCCGCCAATTTCGCTTCCATGGCGACAGCAGCCTGTTCCAGGCGCTCGACAGCAATGGAAATTTCCTCTTCGCTCATGGTCAGCGGCGGCATGATGCGCACCACGTTATCGCCGGCAGGAACTGCCAGCAGACCGGCTTCACGGGCTGCAAGCACATAATCTGCTACCGGCACCACGCATTTCAGACCGAGCATCAGGCCGTTGCCGCGTACTTCGGCCAGAACGTCCGGATGGCCGTCCACCAGTCCGGCCAGCTTCTGCTTGAAGCTGAGCCCCTTCTGACGGACACCTTCCAGGAACCCGTCTTCCAGAACGACGTCCAGAACGGCATTGCCGACTGCCATGGCCAGCGGATTGCCGCCAAAGGTGGTGCCGTGGGTCCCGGGGGACAGCGCCGCTGCCGTTTCTGCCGTTGCAAGACATGCGCCCATCGGGAACCCGCCGCCAATACCCTTGGCGATTGCCATCAGGTCCGGTTCCACGCCCGTCCACTGGTGAGCGAACAGCTTGCCGGTCCGTCCGACACCGGTCTGGATCTCGTCGAAAATCAGCAGAATGCCGTTGTCATCACAGATCTTGCGCAGCGCACGCAGGAAATCGGCCGGAATTTCGCGGATACCGCCTTCGCCCTGCACGGGCTCGATCGCGATCGCGGCCGTTTGCGGTCCGATGGCATCTTTCAGCGCATCCAGGTCTCCTGCCGGCACCTGGTCGAAACCCGGAGCCTTCGGGCCAAAGCCTTCAAGATATTTC includes these proteins:
- a CDS encoding Lrp/AsnC family transcriptional regulator → MDLDDFDHQLLHLLSLDARQTGKELSEKVGLSSAACLRRVQRLREVGAIEREVAIVSPEATGASVTLLVMLMLSRGQPERMAKLRQKLLKLREVKKIYHVTGPADLVLTVQCSSMEAYSTFTEAHFYEDDIKGFDTIVVLRSYDPESGT
- the argF gene encoding ornithine carbamoyltransferase, with amino-acid sequence MTANGTYRNFLDLTDFEGDELRAILDTSRKIKSSRNGVHRGQGPLAGKVLAMIFEQPSTRTRISFDVGMRELGGETLMLTGAEMQLGRGETIADTAQVLSRFVDAIMIRILDHNDLRELAENATVPVINGLTKLSHPCQIMADLLTFEEHRGSIKGKSVAWTGDSNNVLASWIHAAPRFDFELRIATPGELAPPMDLIETARAKGGSIQVTTDPYEAVKGTDCVVTDCWVSMGDDDAESRHNLLSAYQVNKRLMAEANQDALFMHCLPAHRGEEVTSDVMDGPNSVVFDEAENRLHAQKGILAWCFGAA
- a CDS encoding sterol desaturase family protein, whose translation is MFDQIDINQVRMACFGGIFLIMALLEAGLPRRRLKSSRLKRWPTNWGIVLLDALLVRLFFPIGGVGLAMLAQEKGWGLFAFLGWSGVVAGLITFVVLDLAVWFQHLVSHKVPLFWRIHRMHHADSEVDATTALRFHPIEILLSFLWKGVVIIALGGPVEAVLIFEIVLNGSAVFSHANVRLPLWLDRPLRFLIVTPDMHRIHHSVLPHETDSNYGFYLSVWDRLFGTYVEDPEQGQETMEIGLGAALTPRAHSFPFSLAIPFLKNPDRRKEARVEDAKGKS
- a CDS encoding alpha/beta family hydrolase; this translates as MTDFLWTHPETPPVATLLLAHGAGAAMDSTFMNKLAAALASQGIAAARFEFAYMAGRRTGGPKKPPPRADKLIAEFQTALQSVLSQSDGPLLIGGKSMGGRVAAMLAGGGSLPGRAKGVACFGYPFHPTGKADAEWRLQPLQDAKRPVLVLQGDRDPFGSKAELDEVTLPAHVSLTYLEDGNHDFGPRGKSPATLDGNIKLAAEAVRAFVDRLTS
- a CDS encoding aspartate aminotransferase family protein — protein: MSATALFGNYARSNLSFDHGEGVWLVTTDGRRFLDCGSGIAVNALGHAHPHLVKALQDQAAKLWHTSNLHQIPDGERLAQRLCAETFADKVLFVNSGAEAMEAAIKCARRYHYDNGNPERFHIVTFEGAFHGRTIATIAAGGQAKYLEGFGPKAPGFDQVPAGDLDALKDAIGPQTAAIAIEPVQGEGGIREIPADFLRALRKICDDNGILLIFDEIQTGVGRTGKLFAHQWTGVEPDLMAIAKGIGGGFPMGACLATAETAAALSPGTHGTTFGGNPLAMAVGNAVLDVVLEDGFLEGVRQKGLSFKQKLAGLVDGHPDVLAEVRGNGLMLGLKCVVPVADYVLAAREAGLLAVPAGDNVVRIMPPLTMSEEEISIAVERLEQAAVAMEAKLAEGAA
- a CDS encoding Hsp33 family molecular chaperone; the encoded protein is MALNLDELGITPAGLDAVRPFAVEGLDVRGRAVALGPVLEKILDRHAYPEPVSRLLAEAIVLTSLLGTSLKFDGRFTLQTQTKGPVSMLVVDFKSPDAIRACATFDAAEVAALMADGKATQEALLGHGHLAMTIDQGMHMQRYQGLVELDGVSLEEVARRYFERSEQIPTEVRLGVGELFTRQEGEGHVKTWTAGGILIQFLPEAPERMRQADIDPGNAPEGTSPHEIDEDDAWVEAKVLVETVKDVELTDPEVSVEMLLFRLFHERGVRLFEPQPLVDKCSCSREKIENVLAGFSDDDVDHMTVDGKIIVTCEFCSTSYEFDGKPGQ
- a CDS encoding transporter substrate-binding domain-containing protein, whose product is MPASLPLLKIICRVAAGLLTLGTLALGTLALGVLSVSAQEASVRVPNFWDPKAVHDRPNAIPDKIQFLATDGYPPFVFRDQHGRLTGFNVDLARALCQELGSSCALRIKDFEVLLPALDEEEGDAIISGLSRSLPSTRRLNFTEDYLKLPARFVVRAYNASDFNEQALTGKRIAVEAGSRYEAFAKRFFPDAEIISLETAEATREAVKGGSADALFGDGLNLSFWLPSEAADGCCAFAGGPWLEPGYFDEGMAIATRQDDPERAAALTYALRQLHQKGIYRELYLRYFPMSFF